A genomic stretch from Thalassophryne amazonica chromosome 18, fThaAma1.1, whole genome shotgun sequence includes:
- the LOC117531193 gene encoding gastrula zinc finger protein XlCGF57.1-like: protein MQQPLVNQDDVLREQHQWNLCLHQMESEPPNVKEEQEELWSEDEEKTQSLQFHQNQKDESTEVELLASNSTEPRRLKTEGHGDDCGGSQTTRNSDTSLLSVIKEEIVPEHQEWKLSIGQEDMKEEYEKHWICQQGQQLHQLEEAVIAKFHFTTVPVKSEYDEKPQSSHVHQSRRDDGTEAEPVTSSSSIHRTLTAQADGEDNGGPQPASNFDPISHLQPDTIARSTDSSDTDTDNSCEWKQTRELHSGFNCQTNNNVSKPHRGMQASVKPFDCSECGKRFGQKSDLVIHMRIHTGEKPFGCSECATRFGQKSNLIKHLRIHTGEKPFDCSECGKRFGQKSNLIKHLQIHTGEKPFECSECGTSFRRKGNLISHMRIHTGEKTFGCSECGKRFGQKDNLISHMRIHTGEKPFGCSDCGKEFGNKSNLITHMRIHTGQKPFGCSDCGVSFRRKHDLIKHMRIHTGDKPFGCSHCGIRFGRKGTLITHIRIHSGEKPFGCPECKKRFRRRSTLNSHMRIHTGEKPFGCSDCGKTFGYKSSLMKHMRTHTGQAETLAETS, encoded by the exons atgcagcagccATTAGTGAATCAAGACGACGTTCTCCGTGAGCAGCATCAATGGAATCTGTGTCTGCACCAAATGGAGTCAGAGCCTCCAAATGTTAAAGAGGAACAGGAGGAACTTTGG agtgaagatgaagaaaaaacGCAGTCATTGCAGTTTCATCAAAACCAAAAAGATGAGAGTACAGAAGTGGAGCTTCTCGCCAGCAACTCAACTGAACCCAGAAGACTGAAAACAGAAGGTCATGGAGACGACTGTGGAGGATCACAAACAACCAGAAACTCAG ACACAAGTCTGTTGtcagtgattaaagaagaaattgtccctgaacaccaggagtgGAAATTGAGTATTGGCCAGGAGGACATGAAAGAAGAATATGAAAAACACTGGATATGTCAGCAGGGACAGCAGCTTcatcagctggaggaggcagttatCGCCAAGTTCCATTTCACCACTGTCCCTGTGAAAAGTGAATATGATGAAAAACCACAGTCATCACACGTTCACCAAAGCCGACGTGATGatggcacagaggctgagcctgtaaccAGTAGCTCATctatacacagaacactgactgcacaagctgatggagaggacaatggaggaccacaaccagccagcaactttgATCCAATTAGTCATTTACAGCCAGATACCATTGCCAGGAGTACAGACAGTTCTGATACTGATACTGACAACAGTTGTGAATGGAAACAAACCAGAGAACTCCATTCAGGGTTTAACTGCCAGACAAATAACAATGTCTCAAAGCCACACAGGGGAATGCAAGCAAGTGtaaaaccatttgactgttctgaatgtggtaaaagatttggacaaaagagcgatCTGGTcatacacatgagaattcatactggggagaaaccatttggctgttctgagtgtgctaCAAGATTTGGACAGAAGAGCAATCTCATCAAACatttgagaattcatacaggtgagaaaccatttgactgttctgaatgtggaaaaagatttggacAGAAAAGCAATCTGATCAAACACCTGCAAATTCATACGGGGGAGAAACCTTTTGAATGTTCTGAGTGTGGCACAAGTTTTAGAAGAAAGGGCAATCTTAtttcacacatgagaattcatactggAGAGAAAACATTTGGCTGTTCagagtgtggaaaaagatttggacAGAAGGACAATCTTATTTCacatatgagaattcatacaggagagaaaccgttTGGCTGTTCTGACTGTGGTAAAGAATTTGGAAATAAGAGCAACCTAAttacacacatgagaattcataccggACAGAAACCTTTTGGCTGTTCAGACTGTGGTGTAAGTTTTCGACGGAAGCATGATCTGAtcaaacacatgagaattcatacgggAGACAAACCTTTTGGCTGTTCTCATTGTGGTATAAGATTTGGACGGAAGGGCACTCTGATCACCCATATAAGAATTCATTCAGGAGAGAAGCCATTTGGCTGTCCAGAGTGTAAAAAAAGATTTCGACGAAGGAGCACTCTTAattcacacatgagaattcatacgggAGAGAAACCTTTTGGCTGTTCTGATTGTGGTAAAACATTCGGATATAAGAGCAGTTTGATGAAGCACATGAGAACTCATACAGGACAGGCGGAGACTTTGGCAGAGACCTCTTAG